gcctgcgggtcgcacatggggcgctggtggggttggggagcgttaggaacgcgcggggctccctcttctctggggacagcggtggccgggacccaaattggtagcgccggcgggtcatacgtggggtgcggggggggggtatggggagcgttagagacgcgcagaactccctcttctccggggagagcggtggtcgggacccaaagtggtagcaccggcgggtcatacatggggcgcgggggggggcgttggggagcgtaaacggtgtgcagggctccctgttctccggggagagtggtggtcgggacccagagtggtagcgccggcgggtaatacatggggcgctgggggggttagggagcgtaaacagcgtgcagggctccctgttctcccgggacagcggcgacctcgcgggaccggcacacagccgcgaaatggccctttttcccgcagctcttacagatcgctgcgcgggccgggcagcgctgccgggggtgtttcgcttggccgcagaaatagcagcgggctcccccggagcggcttggcgtttgaaccgcgcaagcctgtggggtgtccgggggggggggggggggtgggtttgtcgtgacgggtgcgtacggagcccaatgggctgccgcgcggtcggggccgtaggcgcgggtatttcgcgcggccacgtctagggaggctgctagggcccgtgcctctgagagtcccagcgattctttttctagaagtctttggcggatttgggaggagttcatacctgccacaaaagcatcgcgcattaacatgtccgtgtgttcgtttgcgttcaccggcgggcagctgcaggcccgtcccaaaattagtagcgcggcgtagaattcatctatcgattctccgggactttgccgtctcgttgcgagttgatagcgagcgtagatctggtttactgggcgaacatagagactttttagtgctgcgaacgccgtctggaaatcctctgcgtcttcgatgagggagaaaatctccgtgcttaacctcgagtgcaggacctgtagtttttggtcttatgtgacccggccggtggccgttctgaggtaggcctcgaaacaagtctgccagtgcttgaaagctgctgctgcgttcactgcgtgggggctgatcctcaggcattccgggatgatcctgagctccatagtcctttagtcacgctgaataaattgtagcgcacaaagactccgagagacgaatagagtgaagtcgataaggctttattaagcgtgactgttcccccgcagttcagtagtagactgcctgcgggggaggactcctggtacttatactccgccttcagggcggagctagaggtcaacgtccaaccaggacccgggatctgtcagccaatgacatcacggcttcacagtcccacatgacccctaatgcatactaccacagtaagTGTGTGGCAGAGaacgagatgagtgtgtgtgtgggagagagaggtgactgtgagtgagctgagtgtgtgtgagagaagtgaaagtgtgtgagaggtgagtgtgtgagagagaagtgattgtgtgagagagatatgagtgtgtgagagagatatgagtgtgtgttgtgtgtgagagagaggtgagtgtgtgtgagagaggcagggagtgaggtatgtatgtatgtgagagggataggagtatgtgtgtgtgagagaggtgagagtgtgtgagagagtgaggtgagtACACGTGTgtgaggggcgagtgtgtgtgagagagggaagtgagTACACGTgtgtgagaggcgagtgtgtgtgagaaagggaggtgAGTACACGTgtgtgagaggcgagtgtgtgtgagagagggaggtgagtacgTGTgagtgagaggcgagtgtgtgtgagaaagggaggtgAGTACGTGTGTCTGAGAGGCGAGTGTTCCATAAATTTGTTTTTGTATGTTGGCACCTATTGTGCAATAACAATTGTATCTCTTCAACATAATAAGAATGTTTCTTAGAGATTCCGTCATTACTCTTGAAAGTTCAAAATTGTTCTGCAGCAGGAAAAGTTTGGAAAACTCTACTCCATAACACCCAACACAGAGTGCGGCCAATTTTCTCATCTAGGACTGTAGAAACTTTAAGGAAAAAATTGTGTAAGACCCGACATCCTCAAGCAAATTCTGGGCTCTTGTGCTCTGAATGGGGATGTTGGTCAAGGGATGGCCAGCCAGCCTCATTTGGAGTCCTTCCCATTCCCCATTTGAGCATCATGAATCCGCTGACCTCCTCTTTGCCCGGCTGTCTGTTCGGTTGCTTGGTCAGACAAGGTTGCACTCTGGAAGCTCTATTTATTAAAATGTGCCAGCAGAATCCTGTAAAGGGGACTGCATTGTTTATCAGAAATGCCTTACCTGTGAAAATCCATTAAAAGCAGCACTGGGCATCTGGAAGCAATGGAGAAAGAAGTGAAATATTGGGTTAAGATCACAAACTTATATCACTCCAACTACCATAACACACACAACAGGTTTACTTTTGCTATTTATTATGACATGTCCTTTGGGAGAAATAACATAGAACAACAGGCGATTGAAGGAAAGGAATGAATCAAGGATCATAATGAAGCTAAAGCTGATATTTTACAATGGTATTTAGGCATACCTAATAACTTTTTTTCTACACTAAACACTTGACAAGGTACCTCTTCTCTTTCAGCATCTAGCTCCTGGTATAACAGTCCGTATCTCCGGTTAGCAATCTCATCCTCCGATAGATCCAAGAAGTTTGTTTCATTATCTTTAGGGCTGGATGAACTCTCGTTGCTAGCGTTGCTTAAGTTCTTGGTTGGATAGGGCATTCGGGAGCTATGATTCTCTTTAGCATGGCCTCCCTCACTAATGATTTCATTGTCGCCACATAAGCCCTGTTGTAATTGTGTTTCCTCATTCTGATTAGAATCATTCATCATGTTTCCAGCCCATGTTGCACCAAATTCATCAGAATCTGGTATAGGACAAACAGTGGCATTCACATTACACTCTTCCCAAAAATATGCTTTTCCATCTCCATTCCGGTAACCAAACTCCCCTTGACCTTCCTGAAATGGTGGCCAAGGGTCAAATCCATTAATCAGGCCTTCTGGCGGGCTAGAGGAACCCCACTCATTGCTACTAACAGTAGGTTCCCAGTTTTCTGGCCATATCCCATGCCTTTCTCTGCTCCAGGGATCCGACTCCAGGCTTTGAGGACCAAATCTATTGTCATCACCAACATCTCTGTGGAATACATCTGCTTGCTTCACAATTGGGATATTAGTACAGGCTCCATTTGTTTGGCTAGTTTCCTTTTCTGGGTTACCTGTGCTACCCGTTTCATTACTCTTTGTGTTAATTGGTTCAAACTGGCTGTCTGCATCCTGACACTGGCCTGTTCTGTCTGCATTGGAACAGCTGACCCCAACTGTGTCACCCTGAAGGGCCATGATTtgggccccttcacacctgcaaacAACTCCCTCTATCTCCGGGTTACTCGgaatatcctcattgtcacacataATAGGAACGTCCTCATTCTCCTGGCTATCTGAAACATCATCACTTTTATTCTGTGGAATTCTAGCTTTTGTACATTGACTAGCAGTGTTATCATCTCCATAGCTTCTGGAGATGTCACTGGGCTGATGCACGTTCAATTCTTCCATTTCAGCATCATTATCATCAGGGCCCTCACTTGTGTGGCTTTCAACCTCAAGAATCTTACGTGCATTCTTTACTACCTCATGTCTCAGTTGGGCTGCAGAGTCACAATGTTCCAAACTATCTTCATTACTGATCTGTCCTAGCTCACTCAGACTTTCCTCTTCACCCAGTTCAATGTCTCCATCCTGGGGTACAATAGGAACCAAGGATGCCTTCTGATTTACACAAAATTCAGAGCCATACTCTTGTTCCGCACACAGATTTAACTGCCAACTCCTGCACTCCGTAGCTTCAGTGTCTACCTGTTTGTCTAATGGATTCTCCTGCCAATTCTCTGCATTGACTGAACCCTGCTCCTCTTCCTCAGCCCGATATACAGGGTTCTCAATGCTATCAGCTGATCGGTCAGTGCAGCTCTCTGCAGTCTCGTGTTCCAGAGCACGTGGCTGAGCTTCATCGTGAGAACCATCTAGAGCTTCTTCCTCACTGCTAGTGAGTGGGCCAGTGTCGGTTAACCCCCACTGCGGCATACAGTTCTGGCTGGCCGCTACTTCAGAGACTGCTGTAGTAACATCGCTTGGTGCGCCAGCATCTGTGCTCTCCTCCACGGCCGGGTTATTGAGAGAGAAGAGACTTTGTGAAGAGTCGGGCTTTAGACAGAAAATGAGTGAAGACAGATATAAAAGATAATAGAAGCAGAGATGAAGATAAAAGAGCAAAAAAAAGACAGATTTCTCCACACAATAAACTAAGTTAATGTAAATGATATAAAAGCATGTGATAGACACCCCAGAATTATATAATGGCAAATATATCCAACAAGATTTTAGGTCAAATGTTTGTAAGGAGTGCTGGCCATAAAAGCAGGTGCTATGGGATGACGATTTGCCAGTCAGTGCCCCACTTAAGTCCCATTCCAATCCTCCGACACCTAATAGCAGATTGGCCCCACTCCCTCCATAATTggaaataaattaaacaaaaagcaTGCAGTAAATAGATGCAAATTTACCCTAAAAAAAGCTAAATAAATCTCAGCAAATATGAAAACGTAAAATTGAACAGGCGTAAAAATAATTGCACCATATGAGAGAATATAGCTATAAAAAGTCACTTAGAGATTAGAGAGAATTTATCTTTAAGTTACTGTACATGATAAGGAAATGAGGAAAGGTACTCACAGGCTGAACCAGTTCTGCGCTTGCCTTGAAATAAACAAAGATAAGTGATTTTAAAAAAGCACCAAGTGTCTTGCCTGTAGCTTACCATATACTGCTCGTTCACTGTGCAGCCATATCTCACAGTCCAAGATACTTTCAACAGTAAATGCAAAGCAGAAATACTCATTGTAGCGCAATTTGACAAGTCCCCAAAACCTGAAACTTCATGCTTTTCTGATGTTACTTTTTAAAATGGAACAGTCGAggtgcaattctccggaaagatttacaagtgtggtagcgagcgggaattgccgcgagcttcctggcgctgGGCCCAGCAAGGCCGACAATGCTATTCAAAGTCAATTAACATTGACGAGGTCCCACATGCTTCTTGCCACTAATaaaggctcaccagccgatttgCCGGCATCGTGCTCGCCCACCAACAAGGTcgaacagcacttgctcagccaaccccagctagctcacaacaatggcgcccaagagaccggccccaagattcggggatgtagatctggggaggctgctagaggcCAGGAGTGATGtcctgtttccccccctcccctgagaCCTTTCACCCCTATGCGAACACCCACcctcccaactctccatgtgacccccaaccttcccttcacccccctctcccttcaactccccaaccctcccttgacccccccttcccccttaaaCCCTTCCAAACCTtccttcacctcccccccaccccccaccccaccactgtgaatcatgcgtgtggctaacaatgccctctctatatctcctcaggaaaagctctccttcaatcgccgggagagggcccaggctggaGGTGGGGTGCGAGGACAGTGCGGTCACCCACGCAGATGCTGGCAaacccgcagaggtgaggatccaccatgttccacccagaggacctgtcaaatgtgagttgttattgccttactgactgacccatccctcccacaggCCACAAGTCCATTCTCGTGCAGGTCCTTCAGCCGACCGAtccggcccatcccaggtggcaccTTCTCCAGCCTCCCACGAGGCCACATCATAGGGGAGCTCCAAGGAAGACacaatcgaggcatcacagctgtcacctccaccctccaccagcacagatacatacacgttggtgggaaatgttagtggacaggcttatggggcacaatctggtgagcaccacacagttgctaatgcacatcagatggaggcaggaacccccaggcgagacagcagtcagagatctaCTGGATCCCAGGCTCCAGCTGGgttccagccagatgctgagcctatggaagagatattcccagagctgatggagacgatagagaGTGTTCAAAATATTcacagggagatgtcagcaacactctggcagatccatggccgattggaggagtcccagaggctacgggtgcaggagatgtcgccagcaatgcatggcaccaaggccaacactgctaggatggcagtGAGCCTGATGCATGACATAGGCACCATTAGTGaaagtgtccaaggcgttgcgcagtcggtgacggccatggctgagtttCTCGGAGAATGTCCgccttgctgggggatgtgacccagcaccaggccaaccttgatgggattctgcgggacatgtcccactctcagatgggaatggccgaggcgctgcggagcttgtcccagttgcagaggggcatcgctgagggtggcgacacgatggtgcagaccatgggaaccgccagggctgggtgACCAGATGACACAGGGGAGCCAGGGCTCAAACCAGCCTCCCCTCTGTTCCAAGGTGAACCTCAggtccctatgggcaccgaccgggaggaggggctgCTGGGTGGCATCCCGGACCTGtcacatggagtggcgatggtggccagcaGTTCTCCCGAgtcccacccctctgatgaggccacgtctcacagtcagcaccgAGAACAGGGCggaatggctgtgcatgtgccgccgacaagtgcgtcagggccctccagccccagagcccccaaaggacacccaccaggggcatcgaaggccatggggcgAGGTACGCCGCTGGCCTGGGCATACACCTAGAGGTCGTGGTAGagagggtgggcctaggtagagggtgagagggagggggcggaACCATCggaagagtggggaattgttaaacCGTTAACtatccttgtgcacaaccagtatgatgcctctgtcactttctttcgctatgcggccgacctccgaacccatggcccatctctccaggcaacccccctcTCTGTAGCACTCACCCACCATCTGGCTGtgcacatgtccctggagctgtatcccatccactgggtgttctgtgtgtgtggtattgactgctgcatgtgtggtgttgcctcccgcagtgttcaggcacagtgtccaggcatcacggtctgattgggatgctaggcaatgactcccacatgctacatggcccgcccacccacgggaactcacttgggatgtgtgaagtgctcacttaatcatgCTTGCCAgtttcctattagcaatagccttcagcggcacgaccagaggcctcggcagtcgatgggggtcatgggtggtcagtggggcagacgggcagggacaagggttgccctcggaacgggtacacatgatccaggggttggcagggTGTTGCCACACGCGATTGCCCCCtggttgcgcccccccccccccccccccccccccgccgcgcagcgcctcacctcaccctcccatggtggcccacccctgcagaggatcCCCCACCACCCgaagagcactggggcagcaggcccagcacccccggtctctttgcctgtgagcaaaggtggctgcacacctcctcggctccccgcagaagcccttccgccaggttcacgttggaATTGCATTTCTGATCCTGGCAAccatttgaatctggctatataatgGGGCGGTATCCTCCATCCCGctccacccattttctggtgcagtgcgcccctgccggcagcgggattctccgtcccatcagccGGCCAAATGGGTTTCCTGTTGTGgacacccccatgccgtcgggaaatccctgggcgtgagTACTCCGCCGGCGAAGGGAATATCccgcgacggagaatcctgcccatgatgtttGGGGTTCAGAGTCTCAGAATGAATGACCCATTGGACCTTTTAAAGTCAGCTGACAAGTAAGACTCTATAAAATTCTGAACTTGAGACCCATTTCAAATGGAAAATAAAGCATTCCTACCTCCCACAGATCCCAGGGCAGAGTCTGAACATGGATTAAAAGGGAAAAGAAGAACAGATACATTAAACCAATAGGAATAATTTTTGGCTATCAGGTACATACATTGTCATTCTCCATTTTCACCCAGCCCCTCTATAATACAATAACAATTTCATTTATATCACACTTTACTGCTGAATAGTGTCCCAAGACAGTTTGCAAAGAACGTTGAACCTCAAGAAGGAAGGGTGACCAAAGTCTTGACCAAAGAGCTGTGTCTCAATGAGGGTCTTAAAGACCGACAATGAGGTGGAGGAATCTAGGGAGCAAATTCCACAGCTTGGGACTTAATGGTAAAAGGCGTGGTCACCAATTGCGGGGAGAAGGGAGATGGACCGAGTAAGATATCAGTGTCAAACAAATAGCTAGTTTGGAGAGTCAGGAAGGCTACAGGTTGGCAAGCAGTTATAGAGATAGGGCAGGGCGAGGCTATTAAGGATTTAACGTAAGGTCTTGGAGGACTCAGAGCTAATGTAGGTTAGCAAAATCACCAGAAGCCCTGTCAGACTGGCTTTTTTAATTctttcactggctaggccatcatttattgcccatccacagtgctgttagaaaggaagTTATAGGATTTTAACTCAGTGACAgactcacagaatctttacagtgcagaaggtggtcatttggcccatccaaCCTGTACTGGCTTGCTGGAAGGCCATGCTACCAAAGCCCACTCCcctgtcttatccccataaccttacaCATctatttcttttcagatagcaatccaaatcCTTTTTTGAAGACCTCGATCGAACTTGCCTCAAACACCCTCAGGAAGCTCTTTCCatactccaaccaccctctgaatgaaaatACTTTTCCTCACGTCACTTCTACTCCTTTCACCCATTATTTTGAATCTTTTCCGCCTAGTTCTTGATGTACTCTTGAGTGGGgatagtttctcattatttaccctgtccatacccttcaggatcttgaatacctctatcaagtctcctctcagtccTCCTTTCTCCAAataaaacagtcccaacctctccaatctatcatcCTAGTTACAGTTCTTTATCCAtgaaatcattcttgtgaatctgttcTTTGCTCTCGCCAATGTCTTCAAGTATGGTGTCCAGAACTggtactccagatgaggcctaaccagtgtcttatacaagttcaatgtgacctccttactcttgtactcaatgcctccaTTAATAAAACCTAGGATACTTTATTAACTGGTCTTTTAACatgcctgccaccttcaatgacttatgtacatgTACACCGAGGTCTCTTTGATCTTGCACCTGTTTAAGAAATTCTCCCTTTATTAGGTGCAGTTTCCCCACATTCTTCCtgctaaaatgaatcacctcacacttctctgcattgaacttcagctGTCACTTGCCTGCTCAATCCAGTGAAGTTTCTATGTCCTAAAtttcaagactatcctcatcacagttgacaatgcTTTCAATCTTTGCATCATtcacaaattttgaaatcatgcccgtatttatatcaggaaaagcaagggtcccaacatcgatccctggggaactccaccacaAACTTTTCTCCAATCGGAAGAACAATTATTTATCACTGTTCtccgtttcctgtcactcagctaatTTCTTGTCCAAGAGCCTACATTCCCTTTTCAtagaatctcatagaatttacagtgcagaaggaggccattcggcccatcgagtctgcactggctcttgaaaagagcccacgcctctaccttatccccataacccagtaaccccacctcacctttttagacactaagggcaatttaacatagccaatccacctaacctgcacatctttgaactgtgggaggaaaccggagcacctggaggaaacctacgcagacacgaggagaacgtgcagactccgctcagacagtgacttaagccgggaatcgaacgagtgaccctggagctgtgaagcaactgtgctaaccattgcgctaccgtgctgcccacttttattccatgagctagaattttgctcacaagtctgtcatAAGGCCTGTAAAATTGAATGGGAAATACCGCTGGTGACTTGCTTTACTGGTCAATATCAGGCCATCTTCTGCCCGTAATTTCCAAACCTTGCCTATAGGAAACAACTGACGAATTACTATTCTATAGACCCATCTAATGTTCTACTTGGGTTTAATATGAATGATAAATCCCTCGTGGACCTTTTGCTCCCTACCAACAGGATCATTTGTCTGTCCATTATCAAGTCAGGTCCTAAAAACCGAATGGTGAATCTTTGCCACTGTGTGGAATACCACACACTGCCATGTAACCTCCCGTGGTGTTTGGGAGATGGGTATATAGCCATTCTATCAGACAGAAGCACAGGTTGTAAAACAAATATATTTAACATTAAATACATATAGTTTATTGGGAGAATTGTAATTATCATTTTTTACCATATTCCTCAAAGTGGCAGAGCTAGCAAATGTTTCTCCTGTATTAAGATTTAATGTAAAATTAATCTTTGAAACACAGCTTCTGACTTACGTGATAATGAAGCATTATCACCATGCCAAAGTGGTCTAGTTTCTCTGGAAGGGGTCTTGTGGTACAGTGGGTAGCATTTCTACCTCTGAGCCAGAATCTCAGTGTTTGAGTCCCACTATTTGATGGTCACAGAAGTGACACTCATAACATGATGAAGCAGGTTGATTATCAATGTAAATTCTTCCCAATGTGTCTTTAAGGGATAGCAACATTCTATCACTTTGAGATGTTTTGCACAAGGCGCAGGAAAGGACCAACCAAGTCTTACAGTCAGCTTAGTGGGCGGTGCGGCCTGTGGATGCCGGGAGAGGCCGctggtgggtttcccggcagccttCATGCCTtgcgggatctacccaagtcccatgAGGCGTCGGagtcagaatcccgcccaaaagggGCGTGATCAAACAGCGCTCGACGAAAGCAGTTTTAAACCAACTTCAGTGAGCTTACCCGGGATCTACTCATCTCCCGGGAGCTACTGACCTCCACtatgaggctgcagccgggcgccgttcagtacttccacacaaatgtggataaggtggaacggcacccgggggggggATCCTCCTGGGCTATCGGAGATCCTTGGGTGGTCGGGGATAGGACAAGGTGGTTCCCTGCCTTCCCCTGAAAtgcaggcatcttggcactgtccagctggaaccactgcccaggtggcactgccaagttggcaggagcactgcccgggTGCCAGGATTGCACTGCAAGGGTACCCGAGTGTCAGGGTGCCATGGCCAAGGGTCAGGGGGCCGAGCGGGCTTtgcccatgaaatgaggatggCGAGGGGGTTTGAAGAGTGTGAGGGTGTGCATGGTAGGTACGTAGTGGCCTctgtgaggttggggggagggggggtgaggggggagttcctggaaggggggggggtttgaggcggCATGGGGGGCCCGAAGAGagtggacccccagggaccccagagtggggTGACCTCATTTAGggaggtgtggggtagtgcccatatgtGTGGGCACTGACATGGCCCATGAGTGGGGAGTGTAGGGGACCCACAATCTCACTTAGAGAttaggacaccctttcaaaatggcggcccgatcttggagttcagctccacagtgctgagaaaaattctaagtgtgggctaaaccggcaagaaactccccaaggcccagaaAAGTGTCtaaatgtcattgaatagcagtgggaaaCCCGCTGGCAGAGGCGGCGGGAaagtccctgaaaaacccgccacaatgaATTTAGAAATTTTTCCATTGAATtccgcccagtctctctcctggcTTGAGACCAGATTTAAAACTGAGTCCATCATTCTTACCAAAAGCTGACAATTAGAAGCCCCTGGCCACAAAGCCATCTGCCAAAGGGGCAGCAATGAGGCTCAGTGACCCACATAGATATAGCTGCCAGCTGTAAAATAGCTAGCACAGGTGTCAATTGTAAATCCTTTGTAGAACAGAAGGAGGCTCTTTGATAGACCATTCAGTTAGTTCTAATCCCCCCACTTTCCCCTTTTAATCctggaattttttttttccttttccagaGCTTGCCTAATTCCCTTTACAAAGTCGCATTTCAAGCGGTGGAAACtgcacactgggggtgggggggggggggggggggggggcagtaaccCCCTTCATGTGGTTACCTAAACATTACGCTCCAATATTAACTTGCCCTACTGAACATGGGGAGGGCATTTGGAAGAAGGAAGCGGGGTCCTATTTTACACATGCAGATCATGTTGGGAATTGTTTCACCTACCCTCCCACAACGTTCACACGAACACAGCAGCTGCAGGTCCCTCCTGTGGCCAGCCCCGAATGCTCACTGCCGTTTTGGAAGCCAGGCATGTCCATTAAGCTCTTAGTTTACTCTCTCCAGACAAGCAATAAATAAACTTGGTGGTACAGACCTGAGCATGTGGTGACTGATTTTGTGTTATTGGAGTGGACTGGTCTGGTTTGAAGGGATCAAAGTCCAGGTCGAGTAGTGACTCCACTGGTTGGGGACCAGGTTGTTCTGGCTGTAAAAAAGATAAAATTGTCAAAGCAGGTTTTAGTTTTCGATCCACAGCATCTGCCATCATTTGAAGCTCCAGTTGTGCAAGTTTACTCATACTAATAATAAGGAATTTCCAGAATGACAGCATTTTGTTAGAACGCGGTTCCACTGCTAATGGCCCGGCACCAGTGGTATTTGTACCACTGGTCCCCCGCACTGGTACTTCCCACGCCACTGGACACCACACCGGTGGTTCCCACACCACTGGTCCCCTCACTGGTCGTTCCCATACCAGTGGTCCCCGCTCTGGTACTTCCCACATCATTGGTCCCCTCACAGGTGATCCTCACACTGCGGGTTCCCACAACACTGATCCCATCACTGATGGTTCCCACAACACTGATCCCATCACTGATGGTTCCCACAACACTGATTCCATCACTAATGGTTCCCACACCACTGATCCCATCACTGCAGGTTCCCACACCACTGATCCCATCACTGCAGATTCCCACACCACTGGTCCCATCACTGATGGTTCCCACACCACTGATCCCATCACTGAATGTTCCCACACCACTGATCCCATCACTGATGGTTCCCACAACACTGATCCCATCACTGCAGGTTCCCACACCACTGATCCCATCACTGCAGATTcccacaccactggtcacatcacTGATGGTTCCCACACCACTGATCCCATCACTGCAGATTCCCACACCACTGGTCCCATCACTGATGGTTCCCACACCACTGATCCCATCACTGATGGTTCCCACACCACTGATCCCATCACTGATGGTTCCCACACCACTGATCCCATCACTGATGGTTCCCACACCACTGATCCCATCACTGATGGTTCCCACACCACTGATCCCATCACTGATGGTTC
This Scyliorhinus torazame isolate Kashiwa2021f chromosome 11, sScyTor2.1, whole genome shotgun sequence DNA region includes the following protein-coding sequences:
- the amph gene encoding amphiphysin isoform X2, whose protein sequence is MADNIKTGVFAKNVQKRLNRAQEKVLQKLGKADETRDEQFEGFVQNFKKQEAEGSRLQRELRGYLTAVKGMQEASTKLTESLHEVYEPEWYGRDDVKAVGQNSDLLWADFHQKLVDQALLTLDTYLGQFPDIKTRIAKRSRKLVDYDCARHHLESLQHSKRRDDSKLTKAEEEFQKAQKVFEELNTDLQDELPSLWTSRVGFYVNTFRNITCIESKFHKEIAVLCHKLYEIMSKLGEQHADKAFTIQGAPSDSGPLRISKTPTPPEEPSPPSSPVTSPNHTLAPLAASPAHTPTRPKSPSQLRRGPPVPPPPKLTPTKELHQENIINFFEDNFVPEISVTSPSQPEQPGPQPVESLLDLDFDPFKPDQSTPITQNQSPHAQTLPWDLWEASAELVQPPDSSQSLFSLNNPAVEESTDAGAPSDVTTAVSEVAASQNCMPQWGLTDTGPLTSSEEEALDGSHDEAQPRALEHETAESCTDRSADSIENPVYRAEEEEQGSVNAENWQENPLDKQVDTEATECRSWQLNLCAEQEYGSEFCVNQKASLVPIVPQDGDIELGEEESLSELGQISNEDSLEHCDSAAQLRHEVVKNARKILEVESHTSEGPDDNDAEMEELNVHQPSDISRSYGDDNTASQCTKARIPQNKSDDVSDSQENEDVPIMCDNEDIPSNPEIEGVVCRCEGAQIMALQGDTVGVSCSNADRTGQCQDADSQFEPINTKSNETGSTGNPEKETSQTNGACTNIPIVKQADVFHRDVGDDNRFGPQSLESDPWSRERHGIWPENWEPTVSSNEWGSSSPPEGLINGFDPWPPFQEGQGEFGYRNGDGKAYFWEECNVNATVCPIPDSDEFGATWAGNMMNDSNQNEETQLQQGLCGDNEIISEGGHAKENHSSRMPYPTKNLSNASNESSSSPKDNETNFLDLSEDEIANRRYGLLYQELDAEREEVPCQVFSVEKKLLGMPKYHCKISALASL
- the amph gene encoding amphiphysin isoform X1 yields the protein MADNIKTGVFAKNVQKRLNRAQEKVLQKLGKADETRDEQFEGFVQNFKKQEAEGSRLQRELRGYLTAVKGMQEASTKLTESLHEVYEPEWYGRDDVKAVGQNSDLLWADFHQKLVDQALLTLDTYLGQFPDIKTRIAKRSRKLVDYDCARHHLESLQHSKRRDDSKLTKAEEEFQKAQKVFEELNTDLQDELPSLWTSRVGFYVNTFRNITCIESKFHKEIAVLCHKLYEIMSKLGEQHADKAFTIQGAPSDSGPLRISKTPTPPEEPSPPSSPVTSPNHTLAPLAASPAHTPTRPKSPSQLRRGPPVPPPPKLTPTKELHQENIINFFEDNFVPEISVTSPSQALTCCGSFFAVPELSQQPEQPGPQPVESLLDLDFDPFKPDQSTPITQNQSPHAQTLPWDLWEASAELVQPPDSSQSLFSLNNPAVEESTDAGAPSDVTTAVSEVAASQNCMPQWGLTDTGPLTSSEEEALDGSHDEAQPRALEHETAESCTDRSADSIENPVYRAEEEEQGSVNAENWQENPLDKQVDTEATECRSWQLNLCAEQEYGSEFCVNQKASLVPIVPQDGDIELGEEESLSELGQISNEDSLEHCDSAAQLRHEVVKNARKILEVESHTSEGPDDNDAEMEELNVHQPSDISRSYGDDNTASQCTKARIPQNKSDDVSDSQENEDVPIMCDNEDIPSNPEIEGVVCRCEGAQIMALQGDTVGVSCSNADRTGQCQDADSQFEPINTKSNETGSTGNPEKETSQTNGACTNIPIVKQADVFHRDVGDDNRFGPQSLESDPWSRERHGIWPENWEPTVSSNEWGSSSPPEGLINGFDPWPPFQEGQGEFGYRNGDGKAYFWEECNVNATVCPIPDSDEFGATWAGNMMNDSNQNEETQLQQGLCGDNEIISEGGHAKENHSSRMPYPTKNLSNASNESSSSPKDNETNFLDLSEDEIANRRYGLLYQELDAEREEVPCQVFSVEKKLLGMPKYHCKISALASL